In a genomic window of Bacteroidales bacterium:
- a CDS encoding fibrobacter succinogenes major paralogous domain-containing protein, translating into MTKTNKLNLTIALLGALALLFSNCKKDDDEKAITVKDIDGNVYKTVKIGEQVWMAENLRTTRYNDGINIPTGHTNEQWIGLETGAYAISPHTVIIDGLNSDTEVLEAYGALYNWFAVETGKLCPAGWHVPSLDELTTLINNAGGIQSAGGKLKSIRTSPEPHPRWWSPNTGATDDFGFSALPGGVRQFHDGRCFDIGGSGYLWSITVAEPTLGSGIVMEYSEGYAFTYDGFHQNNGFSVRCIRD; encoded by the coding sequence ATGACAAAAACAAACAAACTCAACCTCACAATTGCCCTGCTTGGGGCATTGGCATTGCTTTTCAGTAACTGCAAAAAAGATGACGACGAAAAGGCCATTACCGTTAAAGATATTGACGGCAATGTATATAAAACGGTAAAAATAGGCGAGCAGGTTTGGATGGCCGAAAACCTGCGCACAACACGCTACAATGATGGCATCAACATACCGACAGGACACACCAATGAACAATGGATTGGCCTGGAGACCGGCGCTTACGCCATTTCCCCACATACAGTTATTATTGATGGCCTCAACTCCGATACAGAAGTCCTGGAGGCCTATGGTGCATTGTATAACTGGTTCGCTGTTGAAACCGGTAAGCTTTGCCCTGCCGGCTGGCATGTACCCAGCCTGGATGAGTTGACAACGCTTATTAACAATGCCGGCGGTATACAAAGTGCAGGTGGTAAACTGAAGAGTATCAGAACTTCTCCTGAGCCCCATCCCCGCTGGTGGAGCCCAAATACCGGCGCCACTGACGACTTTGGCTTTTCAGCCCTGCCTGGCGGTGTACGCCAGTTTCACGATGGAAGATGCTTTGATATTGGTGGCAGTGGTTACTTGTGGAGCATTACTGTGGCAGAACCAACTTTGGGTTCCGGGATAGTTATGGAATACAGCGAAGGATATGCCTTTACTTATGACGGTTTCCATCAAAATAACGGGTTCTCCGTCCGGTGCATCCGGGATTAG
- a CDS encoding T9SS type A sorting domain-containing protein yields MRKFTTLLLLSAFLSLFTFAEEITISYTFQQPKTVFHRQYQLLTFDGLVQQARIGEPMLPYQAVKVLLPAGEKAVSITIEFQEESQLDGVLNLLPQQPSSPVSKGGSGQFYIDHSLYTSKKLYPEPNEFNLRTEILNGHSIAMSSFSPVTYIPGEGKATWFAKAVVTIKTAPFDDSKSVLKNLSDRQAVKETILNLVDNPEYLPNYPVVAKKGSLDMLIITPESFMSAFDNLRDYYASVSLSSDIISPTEISTIATGIDLQEKIRNYIIERYQDDDVRFVLLGGDIEHVPYRGFYCHVQSSMVYEDDDIPSDLYYASLDGSWNNNGNNLWGEPGEDDLLPEIAVARLPYSTAAEQLKMLNKIYKYQAEPVANELKNSLLVGEHLYDGPLTWGGDYLDLLIGYQDANGYITNGITPGLEIEKMYDRDLGNWSVSQLRSRINSGKTLIHHSGHSNYNYAMRMYNSDITDANFSGVNGTDHNYCIVYSHGCICGAFDYSDCIGENMLKIQNFAVAIAFNSRYGWFNEGQTEGPSAHLHREFVHSLYTLGYDRIGETQQHSKIRTAPWVTAPGQWEEGALRWCFYAHNILGDPAMKIYTDNLTGLADIPVEQAVMSISSNPTLNEIIFQLPDKAGELQLANIFSMNGQVVLTQSKQGSANPFIIKTSILKPGLYILEAITNIERFTGKFLIE; encoded by the coding sequence ATGAGAAAATTTACAACCTTGCTATTATTATCAGCATTTCTCAGCCTTTTTACCTTTGCTGAAGAAATTACAATTTCTTACACATTCCAACAGCCCAAAACTGTTTTTCACAGGCAATATCAATTGTTGACTTTTGATGGGTTGGTTCAGCAAGCCCGTATTGGGGAACCTATGCTTCCGTATCAGGCAGTAAAAGTGTTGCTTCCGGCCGGAGAAAAAGCAGTTTCAATCACTATTGAGTTCCAGGAAGAATCTCAATTGGATGGTGTTCTGAACCTTTTACCACAACAGCCATCATCTCCTGTTTCCAAAGGAGGGTCGGGTCAGTTTTATATTGATCATTCGCTTTACACTTCAAAAAAGTTATATCCCGAACCAAATGAATTTAACCTTCGCACCGAAATACTCAACGGACATAGTATTGCCATGAGCAGTTTCAGCCCGGTAACCTACATCCCTGGCGAAGGAAAAGCAACCTGGTTCGCAAAAGCAGTAGTTACCATCAAGACTGCTCCGTTTGATGATTCAAAATCAGTTCTTAAAAATTTGTCTGATCGCCAGGCTGTTAAAGAAACTATACTTAATCTTGTTGATAATCCTGAATATTTACCAAATTACCCTGTTGTGGCTAAGAAAGGTTCGCTTGATATGTTGATCATTACGCCGGAATCTTTTATGAGCGCCTTTGATAACCTGCGGGATTATTACGCTTCTGTCTCGCTGAGTTCTGATATTATCAGCCCCACCGAAATAAGCACCATAGCCACGGGCATTGATTTACAGGAAAAAATCAGGAATTACATTATTGAAAGATATCAGGATGATGATGTCAGGTTTGTATTGCTGGGAGGTGATATTGAGCATGTTCCTTATCGCGGATTTTATTGCCATGTGCAGTCTTCAATGGTTTACGAAGATGATGATATTCCTTCCGATTTATATTATGCTTCGCTTGATGGTTCGTGGAATAATAACGGGAATAACCTTTGGGGCGAACCCGGAGAAGATGACCTGCTTCCTGAGATTGCTGTTGCCAGGTTGCCTTATAGCACAGCAGCAGAGCAGTTAAAAATGCTGAACAAAATATACAAATATCAGGCTGAACCTGTGGCCAACGAATTGAAGAATAGCTTACTGGTTGGTGAACACTTGTATGATGGTCCATTAACCTGGGGTGGAGATTATCTTGATCTGTTAATTGGCTATCAGGATGCCAATGGATATATTACCAATGGCATCACACCCGGGCTTGAAATTGAGAAAATGTATGACCGTGATCTGGGAAACTGGTCCGTGTCGCAACTGCGTTCCAGGATCAATAGCGGAAAAACGCTTATACATCATTCCGGGCATAGCAACTATAATTACGCAATGCGCATGTATAATTCAGATATCACCGATGCGAATTTCAGCGGCGTAAATGGAACTGATCATAATTACTGCATTGTGTATTCCCATGGCTGCATCTGCGGCGCTTTTGATTACAGCGACTGCATTGGAGAAAACATGCTCAAGATCCAAAACTTTGCCGTAGCTATTGCATTTAACAGTCGTTACGGTTGGTTCAATGAAGGTCAGACTGAAGGCCCTTCCGCTCATCTGCACCGTGAATTTGTACATTCACTTTACACGCTTGGCTATGATCGCATTGGCGAAACCCAGCAGCATTCCAAGATACGAACCGCTCCCTGGGTTACAGCTCCGGGGCAGTGGGAAGAAGGCGCTCTTCGCTGGTGTTTTTATGCACACAATATTCTTGGTGATCCGGCCATGAAAATTTACACCGACAATCTCACAGGTCTTGCGGATATTCCGGTTGAACAGGCCGTCATGAGTATTTCATCCAATCCAACCCTCAACGAAATCATCTTTCAATTGCCTGATAAAGCAGGAGAGTTGCAGTTGGCAAATATCTTTTCCATGAACGGACAAGTAGTTTTGACACAAAGTAAACAGGGTTCAGCAAATCCTTTTATCATAAAAACCAGTATCCTGAAACCAGGATTGTATATTTTAGAAGCGATAACCAATATTGAACGTTTTACGGGGAAGTTTTTAATTGAATGA
- a CDS encoding enoyl-CoA hydratase/isomerase family protein, with translation MDYKILQSFHADGVLIITISRPEALNALNTEFFTEMDNLLDEVAKDDSVKVILLTGEGKAFVAGADIAEMVVKNSSEGTKFSSRGQGVFLKMEKLDKPIIAAINGFALGGGLELALACDIRLASSKAKFGQPEVNLGLIPGFAATQRLPRLIGTGNALWLLMTAEIVDAAEALRIGLVQKVFEPEVLMDMALEMAKLIASKGPRAVKKIKQVVRTGMDLNFESGSRIEADEFGSLFGNEGEEGMRAFLEKRKPNFSGTT, from the coding sequence ATGGATTATAAAATACTACAATCTTTCCATGCCGATGGCGTGTTGATCATTACAATTAGCCGCCCTGAAGCCCTGAACGCCCTGAATACCGAATTCTTTACTGAAATGGACAACCTCCTTGATGAGGTTGCCAAAGATGATTCGGTAAAAGTAATCCTGCTCACCGGCGAAGGCAAAGCCTTTGTAGCCGGCGCTGATATCGCTGAAATGGTAGTTAAAAACAGCAGCGAAGGCACAAAGTTTTCATCTCGCGGACAGGGCGTTTTCCTCAAGATGGAGAAACTGGATAAACCCATCATTGCAGCCATCAATGGTTTTGCTTTGGGCGGTGGACTTGAACTTGCTCTTGCATGCGATATCCGGCTTGCGTCCTCAAAAGCAAAATTCGGGCAACCGGAAGTAAACCTGGGTTTGATCCCGGGCTTTGCAGCCACGCAACGTTTACCACGTTTGATTGGAACCGGCAACGCCCTCTGGCTTTTAATGACCGCCGAAATCGTAGACGCCGCCGAAGCCCTGAGAATAGGCCTGGTTCAAAAAGTGTTCGAACCTGAAGTATTGATGGATATGGCTTTGGAGATGGCAAAACTCATCGCCTCAAAAGGCCCGCGGGCCGTGAAAAAAATCAAGCAGGTGGTAAGAACAGGAATGGATTTGAATTTTGAATCCGGTAGCCGCATCGAAGCTGATGAGTTCGGATCCCTTTTCGGCAACGAAGGCGAAGAAGGAATGAGAGCCTTTTTAGAAAAACGTAAACCCAATTTTAGTGGAACCACATAG
- a CDS encoding 3-hydroxyacyl-CoA dehydrogenase family protein — MTYNDKLTNVAVLGAAGKMGSGIVLLTAIEMANLRIAEGKDPGEANLYAIDVSPSALSGLMKYLRTQVLKSAEKMTVQLRKWYASSPSLIENEEIVKQYVNDVLSVVKPTSRMEAAYNANVIFEAVSENPALKVKLFSSINQNNPNEPWFLTNTSSIPIGELDEKAGLTGNVIGFHFYNPPAIQKLMEIIPPKNVNPELAEFANQLAKNLKKVIVLSNDVAGFIGNGFFMRDILYAVQETQKLAEKMPLTEAIYALDKVSRDYLIRPMGIFQLSDYVGIDVCLFIMNVMDERLDETLQCPLFEQFMEQDIKGGQFADGSQKDGIFRYEKGKITGMYDLGSKKYVDIEPVAEKADAFLGTIPQSWQPWKNAIKIRAREELLQQYFNELKQMNTPGSELAKSYARKANEIGQQLVSAGVAHKTDDVNTVMMTGFFHAFGPVNNYL, encoded by the coding sequence ATGACTTATAACGATAAATTAACCAACGTAGCCGTCTTGGGGGCTGCCGGTAAAATGGGCAGCGGCATTGTGCTGCTTACCGCCATCGAAATGGCCAACCTTCGAATAGCCGAAGGCAAAGACCCCGGCGAGGCGAATCTGTATGCTATTGATGTTTCACCTTCTGCCCTTAGCGGACTGATGAAATACCTGAGAACCCAGGTGCTTAAAAGCGCTGAAAAAATGACGGTTCAATTACGCAAGTGGTATGCTTCAAGTCCCAGCCTCATCGAAAATGAAGAAATCGTCAAGCAATATGTAAATGATGTGCTTAGCGTTGTAAAACCTACCTCCCGCATGGAAGCTGCGTATAATGCCAACGTTATTTTTGAAGCCGTGAGCGAAAACCCGGCTCTGAAAGTGAAGCTTTTCAGCAGTATCAACCAGAACAATCCGAATGAACCCTGGTTCCTCACCAATACTTCATCCATTCCCATTGGCGAACTGGATGAAAAAGCCGGCTTAACCGGAAATGTGATTGGGTTTCATTTTTACAATCCGCCCGCGATTCAAAAGTTGATGGAAATTATTCCTCCAAAAAATGTGAACCCTGAACTGGCTGAGTTTGCGAACCAGCTGGCGAAAAACCTGAAAAAAGTCATTGTGCTTTCAAATGATGTGGCCGGATTTATTGGCAATGGCTTTTTCATGCGCGACATTCTGTATGCGGTTCAGGAAACACAAAAACTTGCCGAAAAAATGCCGCTTACCGAAGCCATTTACGCATTGGATAAAGTAAGCCGAGATTACCTCATTCGCCCCATGGGAATTTTCCAGTTGTCAGATTATGTGGGCATTGATGTTTGCCTATTCATCATGAATGTGATGGACGAAAGGCTGGATGAAACCTTGCAATGCCCACTCTTTGAGCAATTCATGGAGCAGGATATCAAGGGCGGGCAGTTTGCCGACGGCAGCCAGAAAGACGGCATCTTCCGATACGAAAAAGGCAAGATTACCGGAATGTATGATTTGGGTTCGAAGAAATATGTTGATATTGAACCTGTAGCTGAAAAAGCAGATGCTTTTCTGGGAACCATACCTCAAAGCTGGCAGCCCTGGAAAAATGCAATCAAAATCCGTGCACGCGAAGAATTGTTGCAACAGTATTTTAACGAACTAAAACAAATGAACACCCCTGGTTCTGAACTGGCAAAATCCTATGCCCGCAAAGCCAACGAAATCGGGCAACAACTTGTGAGCGCTGGCGTTGCGCACAAAACCGACGATGTAAACACCGTAATGATGACCGGCTTCTTTCATGCATTTGGGCCGGTGAACAATTACCTGTAA
- a CDS encoding 3-ketoacyl-CoA thiolase → MKKLRKRVFLTAGYNTVSMGTGRKEFNPKKKMPGLEHYMKEAGQASIAAVGGAQNIDECVVGNFMSARFNKQAHLGAFMPMIDEGLRYKPAVSVEGACASGGLALLTGIRSVLAETADMALVIGVEVQNTLKAIYGADVLAGAGWFPKRKEGHAYFFPGQFSNRAGAYFEKYGRDYTRKGFARWYRNAIENARLCSTAQEYENKVEDLEKLALSEPMPAVFTDYLNVFDCSKVSDGASSIIVASEEGLEKAGIPLSEAIEIIGWGQAEDDLTKEPDDPTRLSTMAESVKQALASANITINELATIELHDCFTIAGILAMEAIGFAKQGEGAKFVAEGHTARNGKIPVNTTGGLVGWGHPTGATGVHMAVTIWEQLTGKAGKSQIEIPADRPYGLSVNMGGDDKSLVAIVYRKAT, encoded by the coding sequence ATGAAGAAATTAAGAAAAAGGGTCTTTTTGACCGCAGGATATAATACCGTTTCAATGGGAACGGGCCGCAAGGAATTCAACCCCAAAAAGAAAATGCCCGGGTTGGAACACTACATGAAGGAAGCCGGGCAGGCCAGTATCGCAGCCGTTGGCGGCGCACAAAACATTGATGAATGTGTAGTCGGCAATTTTATGTCGGCGCGCTTTAATAAACAGGCACACCTGGGCGCCTTTATGCCCATGATTGACGAAGGATTAAGATACAAACCTGCTGTGAGTGTTGAAGGTGCGTGTGCCTCTGGCGGGCTCGCCCTGCTCACAGGTATTCGTTCAGTGCTTGCCGAAACCGCCGATATGGCTCTGGTCATCGGTGTGGAGGTTCAGAACACATTGAAAGCTATTTACGGTGCCGATGTATTGGCAGGGGCAGGCTGGTTCCCGAAACGCAAAGAAGGCCATGCTTATTTCTTTCCCGGACAGTTCAGCAACCGTGCCGGCGCTTACTTCGAAAAGTATGGACGTGATTATACACGCAAAGGTTTCGCCCGCTGGTACAGGAATGCTATTGAAAACGCACGGCTTTGTTCCACTGCCCAGGAATATGAAAATAAGGTGGAAGACCTTGAAAAGCTGGCTTTATCCGAACCCATGCCTGCCGTTTTCACCGATTATCTGAATGTTTTCGATTGCAGCAAGGTTTCTGATGGCGCTTCATCCATCATTGTGGCATCTGAAGAAGGCCTGGAAAAAGCCGGGATTCCTTTGTCGGAAGCCATTGAAATCATCGGCTGGGGTCAGGCTGAAGATGACCTCACCAAAGAACCGGACGATCCAACACGTTTGAGCACCATGGCCGAATCCGTGAAGCAAGCGCTGGCTTCGGCAAACATTACGATCAACGAACTGGCAACCATTGAACTGCACGACTGCTTTACCATTGCCGGCATTCTGGCGATGGAAGCCATTGGGTTCGCAAAACAAGGGGAAGGGGCAAAATTTGTCGCAGAAGGCCACACCGCCCGTAATGGTAAAATTCCTGTGAACACAACAGGAGGACTTGTGGGCTGGGGACATCCTACCGGTGCAACCGGTGTTCATATGGCCGTAACAATTTGGGAACAACTCACCGGAAAAGCCGGTAAATCTCAAATTGAAATCCCTGCTGACCGTCCTTACGGCTTGTCAGTAAACATGGGAGGGGATGATAAATCACTTGTTGCAATCGTATATCGAAAAGCAACCTGA
- a CDS encoding alkene reductase, translating to MNNNTFINHNQPLLTPFQLGLYLLRNRLIMAPLTRRRAGEGNVPVEIMATYYAQRATAGLIIAEASQISLQGIGYMNTPGIHTPEQVEGWKKVTKAVHEKDGLIFLQLWHVGRVSHSLLQPNHQLPVAPSAINPDGELTTPQGKKSIETPRALDLEEIPGIVEDYRKAAQNAKDAGFDGVEIHAANSYLIDQFLHESSNQRKDKYGGPIENRARFLFEVLEAVISVWESEKVGIRLAPSGTRFGMDDPDPAALFTYVIQQLNDFNLAYLHLVEPLLPLDDYPHFVKQVAKYFRPIYKGTLMACGGFTQDTGNQYILEGWADLIAFGKLFIANPDLPKRFELNAPLNQADVDTFYSRSEKGYTDYPFLDSIFANLKYSKLT from the coding sequence ATGAATAATAATACATTCATCAACCACAATCAACCTTTGCTCACTCCTTTTCAGTTAGGTCTTTACCTGTTGAGAAACCGCCTTATAATGGCTCCACTTACAAGGCGCAGGGCCGGAGAAGGAAATGTTCCGGTTGAAATCATGGCAACCTATTATGCCCAGCGGGCTACGGCAGGCTTGATCATCGCAGAGGCAAGTCAGATTTCTTTGCAAGGCATCGGTTATATGAATACGCCCGGAATTCACACCCCCGAACAGGTGGAAGGCTGGAAGAAAGTAACAAAAGCTGTTCATGAAAAAGACGGACTGATTTTTCTGCAACTCTGGCATGTGGGCAGGGTTTCGCATTCTTTGCTTCAACCCAATCATCAATTGCCGGTGGCGCCTTCGGCCATCAATCCCGATGGTGAGCTAACTACTCCGCAAGGCAAAAAGTCCATAGAAACTCCACGTGCCCTTGATCTGGAAGAAATTCCCGGCATTGTTGAAGATTACCGCAAAGCTGCACAAAATGCCAAAGACGCCGGTTTTGACGGAGTGGAAATTCATGCTGCCAATTCTTATCTGATTGATCAGTTTTTGCATGAAAGCTCAAACCAGCGAAAAGATAAATACGGTGGTCCAATTGAGAACCGCGCCCGTTTTTTATTTGAAGTGTTGGAAGCCGTGATAAGTGTGTGGGAAAGTGAAAAAGTAGGCATACGGCTTGCTCCAAGCGGCACACGCTTCGGCATGGATGATCCTGATCCGGCAGCTTTGTTTACTTATGTGATCCAACAGCTTAATGACTTCAACCTGGCTTATTTGCACCTGGTTGAACCTTTACTGCCGCTGGATGATTATCCGCATTTTGTAAAACAAGTGGCGAAATATTTTCGTCCAATCTACAAGGGAACGCTGATGGCCTGCGGTGGGTTCACACAAGACACAGGAAATCAATATATTCTTGAGGGTTGGGCCGATTTGATTGCTTTTGGAAAATTATTCATTGCGAACCCCGACCTGCCCAAACGTTTTGAGTTAAACGCCCCTTTGAACCAAGCTGATGTTGATACGTTTTATAGCAGGAGTGAGAAGGGGTATACGGATTATCCTTTTCTAGATTCAATTTTCGCTAATTTAAAATACAGCAAACTGACTTGA
- a CDS encoding acyl-CoA dehydrogenase — MNFEFTEEQLMIRQAARDFAQRELIVDVLERDEKMIYPTQHVKTLAELGFLGMLVDPKYDGGGMDTVSYVLAMEEISKVDSSVSVIMSVNNSLVCYGIQEFGTEEQKEKFLKPLARGEKIGAFLLSEPEAGSDATSQKTTAEDKGDHYLLNGTKNWITNGNTAGTYLVIAQTHPEKKHKGINVLIVDRHSPGISVGPHEDKMGMRSSDTHSVMFNDVKVPKENRIGEDGFGFKFAMKTLEGGRIGIAAQALGIASGAFERSVQYSKERKAFGTTIANHQAIAFKLADMAVKIENARNLCLKAAWLKDQGQPYGYASAMAKLYAADIAMEVTTEAVQIHGGYGYVKEYHVERLMREAKLTQIYEGTSEIQKIVISREVLK; from the coding sequence ATGAACTTTGAATTCACTGAAGAACAACTTATGATCCGCCAGGCAGCAAGGGATTTCGCCCAGCGTGAACTGATCGTTGACGTACTTGAACGCGACGAGAAAATGATTTATCCAACCCAGCACGTGAAAACACTTGCCGAGCTTGGTTTCCTCGGTATGCTGGTTGACCCGAAATATGACGGTGGCGGTATGGATACCGTTTCTTATGTGCTGGCCATGGAAGAAATTTCCAAGGTAGATTCAAGCGTGAGCGTGATCATGTCGGTAAATAATTCCCTGGTTTGTTATGGCATTCAGGAGTTTGGAACCGAAGAGCAAAAGGAAAAGTTCCTGAAGCCTTTGGCTCGCGGCGAAAAAATCGGGGCATTTCTTTTATCTGAACCAGAAGCCGGTTCAGATGCTACAAGCCAGAAAACTACTGCCGAAGACAAAGGCGATCATTACCTGCTGAACGGAACCAAGAACTGGATCACCAACGGCAACACCGCCGGAACATACCTTGTGATCGCACAGACACACCCTGAGAAAAAGCACAAAGGCATCAATGTGTTGATTGTTGATCGCCATTCACCTGGCATTTCGGTTGGCCCGCACGAAGATAAGATGGGCATGCGCAGCAGCGATACCCATTCGGTGATGTTCAACGATGTGAAGGTCCCCAAAGAAAACCGCATAGGTGAAGATGGTTTCGGATTCAAGTTTGCCATGAAAACCCTGGAAGGCGGCAGAATCGGAATTGCCGCACAGGCTTTGGGAATTGCTTCAGGCGCGTTTGAGCGGTCAGTTCAATATTCGAAAGAACGCAAGGCTTTTGGAACCACAATTGCCAACCACCAGGCCATAGCCTTTAAACTGGCCGACATGGCAGTGAAGATCGAAAATGCCCGCAACCTCTGCCTGAAGGCTGCATGGTTAAAGGATCAGGGACAACCTTACGGTTATGCAAGCGCCATGGCAAAACTTTACGCCGCTGATATTGCTATGGAAGTCACCACCGAAGCCGTTCAAATTCATGGCGGTTATGGTTATGTGAAAGAATATCATGTGGAACGTTTGATGCGCGAAGCCAAACTCACGCAGATTTATGAAGGAACTTCGGAAATTCAGAAAATTGTAATTTCGAGGGAGGTTTTAAAGTAA
- a CDS encoding electron transfer flavoprotein subunit beta/FixA family protein, with protein sequence MKILVCISNVPDTTTKIVIGPDGKSINTSGIQWIINPWDELALTRALELKDAGKATEVVVANVGPALTEATLRKALATGADRAIRINTEPADAWMVAANLAEVVKNESFDIILCGIESSDHNGSVVGGLLAGMLDLNFISSVSALDIESDKLKVQREIDGGKEMLETKAPVLLVVQKGIAIVPRIPSMRGIMQARTKPLQTVEATITESMTATVQLANPPAKGKCKMIDAENAGEVIRLLREEAKAL encoded by the coding sequence ATGAAAATATTAGTTTGTATAAGCAATGTTCCCGATACGACCACAAAGATCGTGATCGGGCCGGATGGAAAAAGTATAAATACATCCGGAATACAGTGGATCATCAATCCCTGGGATGAACTGGCTCTGACCCGCGCACTTGAACTCAAAGATGCAGGAAAAGCAACTGAAGTGGTAGTGGCCAATGTTGGGCCTGCACTCACCGAGGCAACTTTGCGCAAAGCCCTGGCCACCGGCGCCGACCGTGCCATCCGTATCAACACCGAACCTGCCGATGCATGGATGGTGGCAGCCAACCTGGCTGAAGTTGTGAAAAACGAATCGTTTGACATTATCCTTTGCGGCATTGAATCCAGCGATCACAACGGTTCAGTGGTGGGTGGATTGCTTGCGGGAATGCTGGATCTGAATTTTATCTCCTCCGTATCAGCATTGGATATTGAAAGCGACAAGCTGAAAGTACAACGTGAGATTGACGGTGGTAAAGAAATGTTGGAAACCAAAGCGCCGGTATTGCTGGTGGTTCAGAAAGGAATAGCCATTGTGCCGCGTATCCCTTCGATGCGAGGTATTATGCAGGCGCGAACCAAACCACTTCAAACTGTTGAAGCTACCATTACCGAAAGTATGACCGCAACTGTTCAACTCGCCAATCCGCCGGCCAAAGGTAAATGCAAGATGATTGACGCTGAAAATGCCGGGGAGGTGATAAGGTTGTTGAGGGAGGAAGCGAAGGCCCTTTAG
- a CDS encoding electron transfer flavoprotein subunit alpha/FixB family protein yields MKILVYTENREGKFKKQNFELVSFANAMSEMAGGEVIALTVGKVADEELKQLGEYGAARVIAVDAGQVPDSRNLSKLIQHWVSETAANIAVFADNNTGKAVAPGLAARLKAGIVSGVSGLPLSLEPFVVPRKVYSGKALANIEIKSNHKVLLLTANAFGVQQNKKEAVIEHHALTAEFTTSDISVLSSDKQTGKILLGEAEVVVSAGRGMKSPDNWKGIEELAEVLGAATACSRPVSDEGWRPHSEHVGQTGKVISPKLYFAIGISGAIQHVAGISGSKVIVAVNKDHEAPIFNVADYGIVGDVNQVLPQMIEVAKKLKAE; encoded by the coding sequence ATGAAGATATTAGTTTATACCGAAAACCGCGAAGGGAAATTCAAGAAGCAAAACTTTGAACTGGTTTCCTTCGCAAATGCCATGTCTGAAATGGCCGGCGGCGAAGTCATCGCATTAACCGTTGGCAAGGTTGCCGATGAAGAATTAAAACAACTAGGCGAATATGGTGCTGCAAGAGTTATAGCTGTTGATGCGGGTCAGGTTCCCGACAGCCGCAATCTTTCAAAGTTGATCCAGCATTGGGTTAGTGAAACTGCAGCCAATATCGCCGTGTTTGCCGACAACAATACCGGAAAAGCCGTAGCACCCGGACTTGCCGCCCGCCTGAAAGCAGGCATTGTAAGCGGGGTTTCAGGGTTACCGCTGAGTTTGGAACCGTTTGTGGTGCCCCGTAAGGTTTATTCCGGGAAAGCGCTGGCAAATATTGAGATCAAAAGCAACCACAAAGTGCTGCTGCTTACCGCCAATGCCTTTGGTGTTCAGCAAAATAAAAAGGAAGCGGTAATTGAACACCATGCCCTTACCGCTGAGTTTACAACATCGGATATTTCGGTTCTTAGCTCAGATAAGCAAACCGGCAAGATCCTGCTCGGCGAAGCTGAAGTTGTAGTTTCGGCAGGCCGTGGCATGAAAAGCCCCGATAACTGGAAAGGTATCGAAGAATTAGCCGAAGTGCTCGGCGCAGCTACCGCATGTTCCCGCCCTGTTTCCGACGAAGGCTGGCGCCCGCACAGCGAGCATGTGGGTCAGACAGGAAAAGTGATCAGTCCTAAGCTTTATTTTGCAATCGGAATTTCGGGAGCCATTCAGCATGTGGCTGGCATCAGCGGTTCAAAAGTAATTGTTGCAGTTAATAAAGACCACGAAGCGCCCATTTTCAATGTGGCAGATTATGGCATCGTCGGCGATGTGAACCAGGTACTGCCGCAGATGATTGAGGTGGCGAAGAAATTAAAGGCAGAGTAA